A genomic segment from Thamnophis elegans isolate rThaEle1 chromosome 3, rThaEle1.pri, whole genome shotgun sequence encodes:
- the MINAR2 gene encoding major intrinsically disordered NOTCH2-binding receptor 1-like has product MDFSALPNNNPDKFLQLEVKSLAKTSAFLQTWLANFPQEPFPEEQKWHNRVYSQREKKNIQEQPVWQLAPLHPVMIDKALGKHVTPVTLKSTIKSNPLYDGILADDCWEKRRHNPSWTVQDYDRHSNTSLPYYIKENPNDLQYWMEDIYTPGYDTLLKKKEREGKRSRHCLILLLVLLAGILNILITIILLLATFFKK; this is encoded by the exons ATGGATTTCTCGGCATTGCCGAATAACAACCCTGATAAATTCCTTCAGCTGGAAGTGAAGTCCTTAGCAAAAACATCAGCCTTTTTACAAACCTGGTTGGCAAATTTTCCACAAGAACCTTTTCCTGAAGAGCAAAAGTGGCACAATCGAGTCTATTCACAG agagaaaagaaaaacatccaGGAGCAGCCTGTTTGGCAGCTGGCCCCGCTTCACCCAGTAATGATTGACAAAGCTCTTGGAAAGCATGTTACGCCTGTCACTTTGAAATCAACCATCAAAAGCAACCCTCTCTATGATGGGATCCTTGCCGATGATTGTTGGGAGAAAAGGAGACATAACCCATCATGGACAGTCCAAGATTATGATAGGCATTCCAACACTAGCCTGCCTTACTATATAAAG GAAAATCCAAATGATTTACAGTACTGGATGGAAGATATTTATACTCCAGGATATGATACCTTgttgaaaaagaaggagagagaaggaaaacggTCTAGACACTGTCTTATCTTGCTCCTTGTATTGCTAGCTGGTATT